TCCCCTCTCTATTGGAGAGGGGCCGGGGCCGTGCCCGGCAGGGGTGAGGTTCCGGTCACGCGAGATGCTTCGCTCGGTTCTACTGGCAGGCAACTAAAGTGCGTCATTATTTAGGCGCTCCGGGGTTATAAAGCCCACGCGGGCCACACGCTGCCCGCAGGAAACACAGCCGGCTCCGGCGGCAGCTCCAGAAACGCAGTTGCCCCCAGCAAGCCTGCTAAGTCACCAGAACCACCGACGCGCAGCGGCGTCGCCAGCCGGCGCCCTTCCGCATCCACCGTCAGGCGCACGGGTACGAAGTGTGCCAACTGGGGCTTGAAGTTGATGTCGACAGTGAGCACGGCAGGCGCGGGCGTTTCGGCAGTAGCGGCCTGTTCGGAAGCTTCAGCGGGCTGCATGCAGGCGCGCAGCCAGGGCCGCACGTAGCGGCAGGCCGTGAGGAAAGTTGAAACCGGATTTCCCGGCAGGCCGAACACCACGGGCCCTTCGGCGCGCGCGCCAAACCACATGGGCTTGCCGGGGCGCTGATTTACCTCGTGGAAGATTTCCTTCACGCCCAGCTCGCGCAGCAGGCCGGGCAGGTGGTCGGCGCGGCCCTTGCTCACGGCACCGCTCAGCACCACGGCATCGAAGTCTGCGCCGAGGATGTTGGTCAGGCCCAGGCTTAGCTCCTCCCGGTCGTCGGGAAGGTGAAACAGCGAAACGTCGGCCCCGACTTGGGTGAACAGGGCCTGCAGCGCGTATGCATTGGAACGTCGGATTTGGTGCGGCTGGGGCGTTTCGCTGATGCCCACCAGCTCGTCGCCCGTGCTGATGACGGCGAGGCGCGGGGCGCGGGTTACGGCTATTTCGGCGGCACCTATGGTGGCGGCTACAGCCAGTTCGGCGGGGCCCAGGCGCGTGCCGGGAGCGAGCAATACGTTACCCTGGCGGCGGTCGGCGGCCTGGCCGTGGATGTTGACGCCGGGCGCGGGGGGCGGCGGAATCTGGATGGTGGCGCGGTTGTCGGCCAGCAAAATGTCTTCGTAGCGCACCACCACGTCGGTGCCGGGCGGCAGGACGGCGCCGGTCATTACTTCTACCGCGGCGTGCGGGTTCTGCAGCGGCTGGGGCGGAGCGCCGGCGTACTGCGTGTGCTCAATTTCAAACTCGGTCTGGCCCGCGGCCCAGGCGGCGTGCGCTACCGCTATGCCGTCCATCGCCACCCGGTTGAAGGGCGGAAAGTCGCGGTCGGCCACCAGGTTTTCGGCCAGGATGCGGCCGGCGGCGCGGGGGAGGGGCACGGTTTCGACGGGGAGCGGGTGGGCGGTGGCTAGCACGCGGGCAAAGGCTTCGGCAACGGAGAGCATAAGGCGCAAGGAAAATGTAGAGACGCATATTTGCGTCTTCGCTGAACATGTAACGGGCAAATGCCCGGCTGCTGTTGCTCTTTTTAGCCAAACAATAAGCGGCAGGAGTTAGCTATTAGCACTCACTCATCCAGCGACAGTTGCTGTTGTATCAGCTATTTATTCAACGATTAGACGCAAATATGCGTCTCTACGCTCTATGCTAACCAAGAATTTCACCCACGTAAACGCCGCCAACCAGCCCACCATGGTCGATGTGGGGGCCAAAGCGCCCACTCGCCGCGTGGCGCGCGCCCGCTGCCGGGTGGTGCTGGGCGCCGAATTATTGAGCCGGGTGCAGGCCGGCGAAATGCCCTCGCACAAGGGCCCGGTGCTGCACACGGCCATCCTGGCGGGCATCATGGGGGCCAAGCGCACTTCGGAACTCATCCCGCTGTGCCACCCGCTGGGCCTCGATGATTGCAAGGTCACCATCGAGGCCGATGGCCCCGATGCCCTGCGCGTGGAGTGCACAGCCGTGGTAACGGGCCGCACCGGCGTGGAGATGGAAGCCCTGACCGGCGCCACCGTAGCGGCCCTCACCATCTACGACATGTGCAAGGCGTTTTCGCACGACATCACCATCGATAGCGTGCAGCTTGTGGAGAAAACCGGCGGCAAGCGCGACTTCCATCGCGCCGAAAATTTGTAAATTCCACCATGGATAGTCATTCAAGCTCAACCGCAAAACGTGCCAAACACGCCGCCCTGGCCCGTCCCGATATGGGCGAATTTGGACGCCACGAGCTGGCCATTCTGGGGGCGCCCTGCGGCGATATTCAAACGCTGGTAGCTCAACTGCTGCCGCACCTGGCGCCCGCCCTGCGCGTAGCCTACGTGGATGCCGACCACGCCGCTGGCGACACGGCCGCTGCGGAAGCGACCTCAGGCACGGCCGCCCGTCCCACTCCCTACGTAGCTGAAAACGGGCTGTCGGCCGAGCTGGTTGATAAAATCACGTATCGCCAGCTCAACCTGACCCGCGCGCTCGATAGATTTTCACAGCCCGAGCTGCTGGCCCACGAAAGCGTGGTGCTGGTGAACGGCAACCACTTCCGGGCCCGCCAGCAAGTCGTCATCGTGGACCCGCGCAAGCCGCTGGACAAAAAGCTCGACCGCCTCACCGACGTGCGGCTAATTCTGCTGGCTGACGGCCAGACCGACCTGCCCGCGGTGTTGGTCGAGCATCTATCCATCGCCCCGCTGCCGCCCGTGCTGCGCCTGGCCGACATGGCTGGCATCGCTGCCTTTATCCGGCAGTGGTACCTCGTGGCCGCGCCGGTGCTGCGAGGGCTGGTGCTGGCCGGCGGCCGCAGCGAGCGCATGCAAACCGACAAAGGCAAGCTGCACTACCACGCCCTCGACCAGCGCCAGCACACGGCGGCGCTGCTCGGCGAGTTTTGCCCCGATGTGCGCGTGTCCGTGCGCCCCGACCAAGCGGCCGACTTGCCCGCCGGGCTCAAGCCGCTACCCGATACCTTCCTGAACCTGGGCCCGCTGGGCGGGCTGCTGTCGGCGTTCCAGGCC
This region of Hymenobacter sedentarius genomic DNA includes:
- a CDS encoding molybdopterin molybdotransferase MoeA; its protein translation is MLSVAEAFARVLATAHPLPVETVPLPRAAGRILAENLVADRDFPPFNRVAMDGIAVAHAAWAAGQTEFEIEHTQYAGAPPQPLQNPHAAVEVMTGAVLPPGTDVVVRYEDILLADNRATIQIPPPPAPGVNIHGQAADRRQGNVLLAPGTRLGPAELAVAATIGAAEIAVTRAPRLAVISTGDELVGISETPQPHQIRRSNAYALQALFTQVGADVSLFHLPDDREELSLGLTNILGADFDAVVLSGAVSKGRADHLPGLLRELGVKEIFHEVNQRPGKPMWFGARAEGPVVFGLPGNPVSTFLTACRYVRPWLRACMQPAEASEQAATAETPAPAVLTVDINFKPQLAHFVPVRLTVDAEGRRLATPLRVGGSGDLAGLLGATAFLELPPEPAVFPAGSVWPAWAL
- the moaC gene encoding cyclic pyranopterin monophosphate synthase MoaC; its protein translation is MLTKNFTHVNAANQPTMVDVGAKAPTRRVARARCRVVLGAELLSRVQAGEMPSHKGPVLHTAILAGIMGAKRTSELIPLCHPLGLDDCKVTIEADGPDALRVECTAVVTGRTGVEMEALTGATVAALTIYDMCKAFSHDITIDSVQLVEKTGGKRDFHRAENL
- a CDS encoding NTP transferase domain-containing protein; the encoded protein is MDSHSSSTAKRAKHAALARPDMGEFGRHELAILGAPCGDIQTLVAQLLPHLAPALRVAYVDADHAAGDTAAAEATSGTAARPTPYVAENGLSAELVDKITYRQLNLTRALDRFSQPELLAHESVVLVNGNHFRARQQVVIVDPRKPLDKKLDRLTDVRLILLADGQTDLPAVLVEHLSIAPLPPVLRLADMAGIAAFIRQWYLVAAPVLRGLVLAGGRSERMQTDKGKLHYHALDQRQHTAALLGEFCPDVRVSVRPDQAADLPAGLKPLPDTFLNLGPLGGLLSAFQADPNAAWLVLACDLPFLTRHTLEFLVTHRQPARAATALKSPWNDFPEPLVTIWEPRSYGQLLRFLSLGYSCPRKALINSDIELLEPPVPAELRNVNTPEERAQAEKELIG